Proteins found in one Homalodisca vitripennis isolate AUS2020 chromosome 4, UT_GWSS_2.1, whole genome shotgun sequence genomic segment:
- the LOC124359656 gene encoding uncharacterized protein LOC124359656 isoform X1 → MERLPIEMIAKISCYLSVADLVACSATCRTWREMFSDDMVWRRHCTLRLVEYLENTDTTIPGLQLTEHSSLSPLPEWRTRFIRENCLWNNWRQANFRRHVVASIDGIETLVIFYKNDYLVTVIFNQVQLWDVRDVPICLITDPCELDKTLDIDYVKVLNEDRILFVQSSKVSVFLISVTSSPWSLIHTFNFNERHSSESNGEKGMTPPPPDDQDDESVANKYIYVASGDYFLGVAAGYNRLLHIWNISTGEKLKEVICPIRNQNSYFTGIYYSHKPSTDFVFTMEEIREDVEESKMYFLKVRVHLYVYNVSELRFRDFTQTRMGRVYTCMIYEPYIFLKDFFNLTIYNYKTSAVVEVKPTIGNPIVFNDNVIYITEGKFKEFNVSTGTSRQLTSFSAFPMFFIACDRFIIQIINFRDFEVFEIVGRREKLMQLSISANNEYWFSDRVAVTNSMYTKKVIVEYKEEDSKRHITLLNFW, encoded by the coding sequence ATGGAGAGGTTACCGATAGAGATGATCGCGAAGATCAGCTGTTACCTTTCAGTGGCAGACCTGGTAGCTTGTAGTGCCACCTGCCGGACTTGGCGGGAGATGTTCAGTGATGACATGGTATGGCGGCGGCACTGTACCCTCCGACTTGTAGAGTATCTTGAGAACACTGATACCACCATCCCCGGCTTGCAGCTCACAGAACACAGTTCGCTCAGTCCGTTGCCTGAGTGGCGTACAAGGTTTATTAGAGAGAATTGCCTCTGGAACAACTGGCGTCAAGCAAACTTCAGACGTCATGTAGTGGCCAGCATTGATGGAATAGAAAcccttgttattttttataaaaatgactatTTAGTGACGGTTATTTTTAATCAGGTACAACTTTGGGATGTTCGGGATGTACCGATTTGTTTGATAACTGATCCTTGTGAACTGGATAAGACTTTGGATATAGACTACGTGAAAGTCTTAAACGAAGACAGAATTCTTTTTGTGCAATCATCAAAGGTATCCGTGTTCCTTATAAGTGTCACATCAAGTCCTTGGTCTTTGATCCACACGTTTAATTTCAATGAAAGACATTCGTCTGAGAGTAATGGTGAAAAGGGTATGACGCCACCTCCACCTGATGATCAAGATGATGAATcagttgcaaataaatatatctacGTTGCTTCTGGTGATTATTTCCTTGGAGTTGCAGCAGGCTACAATAGACTACTACATATCTGGAACATCAGTACTGGAGAAAAATTGAAGGAAGTTATCTGTCCCATTAGAAATCAAAACTCCTACTTTACAGGCATATATTACTCTCACAAGCCATCAACAGATTTTGTATTCACTATGGAGGAAATCAGAGAAGATGTAGAAGAAAGTAAGATGTATTTTCTAAAAGTAAGAGTGCATTTGTATGTGTACAACGTGAGTGAGCTGAGATTTAGAGACTTCACACAAACACGGATGGGAAGAGTATACACCTGCATGATCTATGAACCGTACATTTtcctaaaagatttttttaatttgacaatttacAACTATAAAACATCAGCAGTGGTTGAAGTCAAGCCTACTATAGGTAACCCTATAGTCTTCAATGACAATGTCATTTACATTACAGAGGGAAAATTTAAGGAATTTAATGTTTCTACTGGAACATCAAGGCAACTTACAAGTTTTAGTGCTTTCCCGATGTTCTTCATTGCTTGTGACAGATTCATAATACAGATTATCAATTTTCGTGACTTTGAGGTTTTTGAAATTGTTGGTAGGAGAGAGAAACTGATGCAGCTAAGTATCAGTGCAAACAATGAGTACTGGTTCTCCGATAGAGTGGCAGTGACAAACAGCATGTACACTAAAAAGGTTATAGTTGAATACAAAGAGGAAGACAGTAAACGTCACATCACTCTCTTAAATTTCTGGTAA
- the LOC124359656 gene encoding uncharacterized protein LOC124359656 isoform X3 → MERLPIEMIAKISCYLSVADLVACSATCRTWREMFSDDMVWRRHCTLRLVEYLENTDTTIPGLQLTEHSSLSPLPEWRTRFIRENCLWNNWRQANFRRHVVASIDGIETLVIFYKNDYLVTVIFNQVQLWDVRDVPICLITDPCELDKTLDIDYVKVLNEDRILFVQSSKVSVFLISVTSSPWSLIHTFNFNERHSSESNGEKGMTPPPPDDQDDESVANKYIYVASGDYFLGVAAGYNRLLHIWNISTGEKLKEVICPIRNQNSYFTGIYYSHKPSTDFVFTMEEIREDVEEIVVFQDGEVTDRDDREDQLLPFSGRPGSL, encoded by the exons ATGGAGAGGTTACCGATAGAGATGATCGCGAAGATCAGCTGTTACCTTTCAGTGGCAGACCTGGTAGCTTGTAGTGCCACCTGCCGGACTTGGCGGGAGATGTTCAGTGATGACATGGTATGGCGGCGGCACTGTACCCTCCGACTTGTAGAGTATCTTGAGAACACTGATACCACCATCCCCGGCTTGCAGCTCACAGAACACAGTTCGCTCAGTCCGTTGCCTGAGTGGCGTACAAGGTTTATTAGAGAGAATTGCCTCTGGAACAACTGGCGTCAAGCAAACTTCAGACGTCATGTAGTGGCCAGCATTGATGGAATAGAAAcccttgttattttttataaaaatgactatTTAGTGACGGTTATTTTTAATCAGGTACAACTTTGGGATGTTCGGGATGTACCGATTTGTTTGATAACTGATCCTTGTGAACTGGATAAGACTTTGGATATAGACTACGTGAAAGTCTTAAACGAAGACAGAATTCTTTTTGTGCAATCATCAAAGGTATCCGTGTTCCTTATAAGTGTCACATCAAGTCCTTGGTCTTTGATCCACACGTTTAATTTCAATGAAAGACATTCGTCTGAGAGTAATGGTGAAAAGGGTATGACGCCACCTCCACCTGATGATCAAGATGATGAATcagttgcaaataaatatatctacGTTGCTTCTGGTGATTATTTCCTTGGAGTTGCAGCAGGCTACAATAGACTACTACATATCTGGAACATCAGTACTGGAGAAAAATTGAAGGAAGTTATCTGTCCCATTAGAAATCAAAACTCCTACTTTACAGGCATATATTACTCTCACAAGCCATCAACAGATTTTGTATTCACTATGGAGGAAATCAGAGAAGATGTAGAAGAAA TTGTAGTCTTCCAAGATGGAGAGGTTACCGATAGAGATGATCGCGAAGATCAGCTGTTACCTTTCAGTGGCAGACCTGGTAGCTTGTAG